In Salmo trutta unplaced genomic scaffold, fSalTru1.1, whole genome shotgun sequence, the following proteins share a genomic window:
- the LOC115190942 gene encoding melanocortin receptor 5-like, translating to MNPMEEMTTMSLPMWALFANSSQLYYNPNTTVAPNFLTKPKACEQLNIATEVFLILGIISLLENILVIYAIIKNKNLHSPMYFFVCSLAVADMLVSVSNAWETIIIYLLTNRQLIVDDHFIRQMDNVFDSMICISVVASMCSLLAIAVDRYVTIFYALRYHSIMTHRRAALIIGAIWTFCTGCGIVFIMYSDTTPVIICLVSMFFTMLVLMASLYSHMFMLARSHVKRIAALPGCNSIHQRASMKGAITLTILLGIFIVCWAPFFLHLILMISCPGNLYCVCFMSHFNMYLILIMCNSVIDPLIYAFRSQEMRKTFKEIICCYSLRNVFECLPVCYKPGVA from the coding sequence ATGAACCCTATGGAGGAAATGACGACCATGTCTCTGCCGATGTGGGCTCTGTTCGCCAACTCCAGCCAGCTGTACTACAACCCCAACACCACTGTGGCCCCTAATTTCCTCACCAAACCCAAGGCCTGTGAGCAGCTCAACATTGCCACAGAGGTCTTCCTCATCCTGGGTATTATCAGTTTGTTGGAGAACATCCTGGTCATCTACGCCATCATCAAGAACAAGAACCTCCACTCCCCCATGTACTTCTTTGTGTGTTCCCTGGCTGTGGCCGACATGCTGGTCAGCGTCTCCAACGCCTGGGAGACCATCATCATCTACCTGCTGACCAACCGGCAGCTCATTGTGGACGACCATTTTATTCGTCAGATGGACAACGTCTTTGACTCCATGATCTGTATATCAGTGGTGGCGTCTATGTGTTCTCTCCTGGCCATCGCTGTAGACCGGTATGTGACCATCTTCTACGCTCTGCGTTACCACAGCATCATGACCCATAGAAGGGCCGCTCTCATCATCGGAGCCATCTGGACCTTCTGCACGGGCTGCGGCATCGTCTTTATCATGTACTCCGACACCACCCCTGTTATCATTTGCTTGGTATCCATGTTCTTCACCATGCTGGTGCTCATGGCCTCGCTGTACAGCCACATGTTCATGCTGGCTCGCTCCCACGTCAAGCGCATCGCGGCTCTGCCTGGGTGCAACTCCATCCACCAGAGGGCCAGCATGAAGGGAGCCATCACTCTCACAATCCTCCTGGGCATCTTCATCGTCTGCTGGGCACCCTTCTTTCTCCACCTTATCCTGATGATCTCCTGCCCCGGGAACCTGTATTGTGTGTGCTTCATGTCTCACTTCAACATGTACCTCATCCTcatcatgtgtaactctgtgattGACCCTCTGATCTACGCCTTCAGGAGTCAGGAGATGAGGAAAACCTTTAAGGAGATTATCTGTTGCTACAGCCTGAGGAACGTGTTTGAGTGTCTCCCTGTGTGCTATAAACCTGGAGTGGCATAG